In Synergistaceae bacterium, the genomic window GGCGGTTAATGCTGAGGACGGAAGATTTTACCGACACATAGGCGTTGACGTTATAGCACTGTGCCGGGCGGTGTGGCAGGACATTACGCGGATGGACACAGTATCAGGAGCTTCAACGATAACAGCGCAGTTAATCCGCCTGTCAGTCTCAGAAAGAGAACACAGAAAACGCAATCTCCTGACGAAATTACGGGAGTTTATCATGGCCGTGAAGATTGAGAGAGTACTCACAAAGCCGCAGATTTTAGAGTGCTATCTCAATCTCGCACCTTTCGGGGGAAATATCAGAGGGGTAGAGGCCGCCTCACGTATATATTTCGGGAAAACAGCCTCGCAGATTTCGCCGGGGGAAGCCTGCCTGCTAATCGGAATGCTGAAAGGCCCCGCGATATTCCGCCCCGACACTAAGCCAAAAGCGGCCATGATGAGACGAAACGAAATCATTTCCCTCATGGAGCGCAAGAAAGTTTTTACACATGACGAGGCAATACGGGCAGGGCTTGAGGAATTACCCCGCAGAAAATTCCCGCTGCCTTCACGGGCGTTTCACTTTGCGGAGCTGTTACTGTCGCAAAATCACGGGCTGACAGGGCGAATTAACACAACGCTGAACATTGAAATACAGTCAAAACTTGAGGCCGTAATCAAGCAGGCACTGAATGATGTCCCGTCAAACGTAACAATAGCAGCCGGAATTACGGACAATTCAACGGGCGGGATTATAGCGTGGTGCGGAAATGCGCGTTTCGGGTATAGCTCTGAGCCGTCATCATGGGTAGACTGCGGAAGGTCTGCGCGTTCGCCCGGTTCAACGTTAAAGCCGTTCGCGTACCTCTCAGCGATTGAGCAGGGAATATTAACGCCGTCAACATTGCTTGCTGATACATCCGGGGCGTTTTCGGGGCGTGCGCCGAGAAATTTTGACCTGACATACCGCGGGGCGGTTACGGCGCGGACTGCGCTTCATGAGTCGCTGAATGCTCCGGCGGTGAGGGTGCTGCGGCGTTCGGGGAAAGACAGAGTATTGACACTGCTTAGGATGTCGGGTTACAGGCACTTGACACAGGGCGCGGAGTTTTACGGCGATAGCCTGATACTCGGAGGGTGTGAAGTAACACTGCTCGAACAGCTAGAGGCGTATACGTTTCTTGCGTCAATGGGAGTTCACCGGGGCTTGAAGGTCTTGCGTGATGATGTTCGGACGGAGGAGCGTTTAGCGTCTAGGGCGGGTTGCTGGATTGTGGCTGACATTCTGAGATATGACGAAACATTTTCCGGCGGGAGAAAGCTCGCGCTGAAGACGGGAACAAGCTACGGCCTCCGCGATGCATGGGCATGTTCATGGCGGCCGGGCTATACTGTCTGCGTTTGGGCGGGAAACCCTGAAGGAGCGTCATGGCCGGGGTTAATCGGCGCAAGAATATCCGCACCGTTAGCCGTGAGAATACACCGCCTGCTGCCTAATTCCGAGTGGTACGTGAGACCGTCAGACGTAATCCCCCGCCGTGTTTGCTCAGTGTCAGGGAAACCGCCGACCGCTTTATGCCCGTCAGCAAAAATTGAGTGGGCTGTTGATGGAGTATCACACACAACACCGTGCGACATTCACGGGGTAAAGTCAGCCGCAAAATCTCTGCGTGAAGAAGCCGTGAAGCCCAATGCGTTTAACATAATATCGCCCATTCCGGGAGCGTCATACTTCAATGCGCCTCTTGACACAATGCGCCGTATACCGTTCAAAGCAGAAGGCACTGACGGAAAAATATACTGGTACTGCGACGGGGTTTATATCGGGATGAGCGCGGGAAAGTCAACGTTATTTCACGGGCTTGATGACGGCGAACACATCATAAGCGCACTTGACGAGACTGGCAGAACTTCAGCGGTTAATGTGAAAGTTTACACTCCGGGAAAAAGACAGCAGGGGGAAAAATTATTCTGAGCTATAATATTGCCTAATCCAACATATGAACCAAAATTCACAGAAAAAGGAAGGCAATACATGTCAAGAAACCAAACGCACAGGCGGCACAATGATGACCGCGAGAAACTATCCTTTATCCCTCTCGGCGGGCTTGGCGAAATCGGCAAAAATATGTACGTCCTAGAATATAATGATGAGATTATCGTCATTGACAGCGGATTGAAATTCCCAGACAGCGAGCTTCCCGGAATTGATTACATTGTCCCGGATATTTCGTATCTTGAGCATAACAGAGGGAAA contains:
- the pbpC gene encoding penicillin-binding protein 1C, with translation MKRFLLILFLIVCVCAHNYISSVDVSPEKVTTIYGSPALYDADGRLFHVKLSPTSEWHIPVPLSDMGKWLPLVAVNAEDGRFYRHIGVDVIALCRAVWQDITRMDTVSGASTITAQLIRLSVSEREHRKRNLLTKLREFIMAVKIERVLTKPQILECYLNLAPFGGNIRGVEAASRIYFGKTASQISPGEACLLIGMLKGPAIFRPDTKPKAAMMRRNEIISLMERKKVFTHDEAIRAGLEELPRRKFPLPSRAFHFAELLLSQNHGLTGRINTTLNIEIQSKLEAVIKQALNDVPSNVTIAAGITDNSTGGIIAWCGNARFGYSSEPSSWVDCGRSARSPGSTLKPFAYLSAIEQGILTPSTLLADTSGAFSGRAPRNFDLTYRGAVTARTALHESLNAPAVRVLRRSGKDRVLTLLRMSGYRHLTQGAEFYGDSLILGGCEVTLLEQLEAYTFLASMGVHRGLKVLRDDVRTEERLASRAGCWIVADILRYDETFSGGRKLALKTGTSYGLRDAWACSWRPGYTVCVWAGNPEGASWPGLIGARISAPLAVRIHRLLPNSEWYVRPSDVIPRRVCSVSGKPPTALCPSAKIEWAVDGVSHTTPCDIHGVKSAAKSLREEAVKPNAFNIISPIPGASYFNAPLDTMRRIPFKAEGTDGKIYWYCDGVYIGMSAGKSTLFHGLDDGEHIISALDETGRTSAVNVKVYTPGKRQQGEKLF